The genomic DNA AGATGCAGACACGACCCCACTCACCCTGAGGTGCCACAGAGCCTCACACATCCCCTCTCCCCGCGGTGCCGCCCCGTCCGGGCCTGTGAggcggccccggcgggcggTGCCTCAGAccgggccggccccgccctCCCGCAGGTGTGAGGACATGCCCCTTTCCAAGATGGCGCCCGCAGGCCGCCCTCAGGCAGCGCGTGAGGACGCTTTTTCCCTTAACAAACATGGCGGCGAGGGGAGGCGGGTCCCGCCGCCCACGCCCAATCAGCGGCCGCCAACTCTCCCGTGGAGGCGGCGGTGCGGCCAATCGGAGCGCGGAGCGTGGCGGCCGCGCGGAGAGCGGGCCAatggggcggcggcggcgggggcgggcgacGCGCGGCGGCGGTGCCTGGGGtgccggggcggcgggcgctgccggGCGAGGCGGGATGCGGGCGGCCCACGGGCTCTGCGCGGCGCTGGCCCTGCTCCTGCTACCGGCCGGCGGCCGGGCGCTGCGCGACGGGGACTGCGAGGGTGAGTGCGGACGGGCCCGGCCCGCGGGCACGGCGGGGGACAGGCCGCTCCTCACCGCCTTCTTCCGCtgcccggcccgcccgcccgaCGCGAGAGGCCGGGACGCGGAGCAGCCTCGGGGCTGTGACAGCCCCGAGCGACAGCCTTCCCGctggggccgggccgggccggcggaGCGGTGCCTCCCGTGGCAGGAAAAGTCTCGGAAGTCCGGGCAAGTGCggccgggctgggccgggcGATGCTCGGGGTGCCCGGTGCCGGGGCGGCCCGCGGGGCAGGCGGGGCGGGGCTGCCGGCCGGGCCCCTCGCCGGACGGGACCTCCCTCCCGGGGGCGCTGCGCTCTGCCGACAAGTTGCTGGACCCTCTCAGCGGGGTCAGCGGTAGCGCAGAgtccccagggaaagggagccCGACCCCGGGGATCTCCGGGCTGTGTGATCGGCACTGTCGCAGCTCGCCTCCCgcgggcagcgctgccggcCGGCTGAGGTGACccgggcagggagcaggagaacGCCAGAGCGGTTAGTCACCGGGACTCCCTCTTACTCATCACACTGTTAGTTCACCCAGCGCCTGCTGGAGTGCTCCGAGTATCCTGGGTGCGCGCAGCCGGGAGCAGCTAATCCAAATCAAACCGGGCCCTCCGTGTACCATGGGAGTACAAACGCCTCGGGGATGAAACCTGTTGAGCTGCACAGCAAATTAAACTGCTCTTGCGCGAACTGAACATTTCCCAGGTGGAGCAAGAAGAACTCGAGGTGGGACCATCGTAGCTGGTTGGGAGTTTGGGGTACTAGCACCTCTCCTCCTCTTTATAAGGAGAGCAACAATAAgacaggaggggagggaacTCGGTAAATCAAAACTTCCATCTACTGTCCCAGCACTAGGTTGGAAACTTGTTTCTACTTGTACTGTGGCCACTGGTgccactgcctgcagcagctttgTTCTTCCCGAGGTTTTCACTTCCCAACAGCACAGAGTGGACATCAGTGCATGTCTGTGCCTAGGGACAGACTGGTGTGAGGTAAACGAGGGTGTGTATGTatacaaaaaatgttttcctaaatGGCTTATAATTCCAGTTATAATGACAGTAAGTTTCTACTCGGTTCCATGGTGGCCATACTCCATTTCCTGTACTGCCCAATTCCCATGCCATGCCATGTGTTCAGAGTTGAATACAAGTTGCTAACGACAGTAACATTTGCCAGACTCTTCCTGTTGTGGTAAACAAATCCCATAAAAGACATAACTCGTACCTGTTCCTTGGAGGCAGGTCTATGCCTGGCACTTGTCTCACACCGGGAAGGGGTGAGAATCCTcaggtcctgctgcaggaattggtggggctgcagagctctcaATCCAGGTGATGCTGATGTCCACTGGCAAGTTGAGAGCAGCAGGATGACCAGAATCTGACCCTCAGGGTGTCCCTCAGTCACCCCACGGCACAGATCCCACGGGCTGTctgccttccttcccagccACACAGGGCCGCTGTGCTTTGGAATGTGTGCAGAGCGACTGCTGCCAGGGGAAGGAGTGACTGAGCTGTACAGCCCTTCCCGCAGGCAGGAACATGGATCCGTCCTCTCAGATGCTGCTGCACTTGTGGAAGTTGCACTATGTTTAAGACTGTTCCCTCCTTCTGTCTGAAAACGCGTCAGAAGCTTGTGGAAATGAAGAGAGGAGATACGTGCCAGGAGGACACAGCCGGGATcaaataattcctttttctcttgGAAACAGTTTCAAGTGAAGCAGCTGGGTAATCAGTGATACTGAAATCAGCACATGGGGAGTCTGCAGGATTATGTACACAGTTGGTTTTCTGCCAGCACTGGGTTTGAAGACACTTGCATGGATCTGGTTTCTCAGGTTGCCACAAACCCACCAAAAGTATCAGGGTCTGTTATTGATTCACATGTGCTCTAAAAGATGTTCTGAAACATGGGTGACGTCACTGGCTTATAATGCAGCTTCTAAAAGTTCTGTTCTCCAGATCCCTTATTCCATTTCCTTAAAAATGTCCTCTAGGAGCTGCCACAAGATTACTTCACTGGCCAATAACTCCATCCACCTTCCCTTCCAGTGTGTGTCACGTTCCTGGGAAGGTTCTACCAGAGTTTAAAGGACAATGACATCGAATTCACACCTTCCAGTATTGAAAAGGAGCTCTTGAAATCCTGCAAAGAagcaaaaggcaaagagaaCCGCCTGGTAAGTAGTGGCAGTCGATGGTACTTGCCTCCTGAGGGAATAAGTTGTAGGATACTTGGCAAA from Pseudopipra pipra isolate bDixPip1 chromosome 11, bDixPip1.hap1, whole genome shotgun sequence includes the following:
- the MANF gene encoding mesencephalic astrocyte-derived neurotrophic factor; amino-acid sequence: MAARGGGSRRPRPISGRQLSRGGGGAANRSAERGGRAESGPMGRRRRGRATRGGGAWGAGAAGAAGRGGMRAAHGLCAALALLLLPAGGRALRDGDCEVCVTFLGRFYQSLKDNDIEFTPSSIEKELLKSCKEAKGKENRLCYYIGATSDAATKIINEVSKPMSHHIPVEKICEKLKKKDSQICELKYDKQIDLSTADLRKLRVKELRRILDDWGEVCKGCAEKSDFIRRIHELMPKYAPRAAGARADL